The DNA window TTGGTTTTTGAAGCCAATGCAGGCTACGGAAAACTTTTGTTCAATGGAGATAAAACAGAGCATGGCGTGGTTGCAAAGTTTGGATTGAGTATTGGTTATCGGTTTTAATATAAATAGATCTAAAACTAAAGCATAACAGGAATTTTACCTGTAGTAGATAAAACACAAAACTGAAGAAAGAACAAAATCCTGACGAGAGTTGGGATTTGTTTTCGTAAATGGATATAGAAGTAGCTATACTGACTGCTTTATCTTCAATTGAAATCATCAAAATTATATGTTAATTTTACAACTGATTAGTCCTATTAAATAAATAAAAATTAAAAAAAGCTCATTTTCAATAAATTATGTGTATATTTGTAAAATAATCAGGCTTCTGCCAGTGCTTCTTCTGATTTTTGAATTTATTCTTATCCATCAGTCTTCGCATTTTCAGCCGCTAATTTTTGTCATCAATATAACCGGTGCAGTACCTTTTCCAACTTGAATACTTTCAAGATTAAAAAAATACCAACATCATTTCTTGCTTACAAATCGATTAATTATTGTTTTGATATAATCAATTCAATAGTGGCGGTAGCCAAAATAAATAGAATACAATAATTTTTTAATACAATACAATGCAACAAGGAACAGTAAAATTCTTTAACGATGCCAAAGGATTTGGTTTTATTACTCCATCAAATGGTGGTCAAGACGTTTTCGTACACACTTCAGGATTAGTAGATAACATTCGTGAAAACGATGTTGTAACATTCGATGTACAAAACGGTGCGAAAGGCGTTAACGCAATCAATGTTAAATTGGTTTAATTTCTGAAGATTAAAATACTTCAATCGAAATATAAAGCAGATAATTAATTTTATCTGCTTTTTTTTGTCTTAATAAATAACCTTTTTAATGGTGCTTCTGTATTATGTGCCAACAATTTAAACGAAAATATTAATAAAAGGTTTGAGGATTTTTCCTTCCCTCTACTCTTCAAAATTATGATTTCTGGAAGCATTGATATCTTTGAAGTGATAGCTGAAAAAATTATCTAACTTTTCATATGGTATTAAAAGTTCTTTTTCTTTTTTCAGTAAAAATAATTTTAATGGCTTTCTCTTTGTTTTTTTCAACTCTCCCACATAGATATATAGAAAATATAAATTGATTAAACTTTACTATTATGTAAATTTGAAAAAATATAATAGCCGCTATTCAAATACGAAGTTATGAGAAAATTTATATTAATTATTTACATTTTGTCATTCAATTTGTCATTTTCGCAAACTCATCGTTTTATCTATGAACTCAAATATAAAAGTGATTCTTTAGAAAATATTTATTCTACAGAGGAAATGGTCTTGGATATTAACCCGACAGACGTAAAATTTTATGAATATGGTTTTATCGAGAACGATTCTCTGATGAAATTACCAGAACACCAATACGCCCAACACACGAGTCAAACAGGACTAACAATTTCAAGAAAAAAAGATTCTAATAAAAATATTAATTACGCTCAAATCAGGATGATGCCTTTTTATTACTCATTTGAAACAATTGATGAGATGAAATGGGACATACAAAAAGACACAAAAATTATTGACAAATATAAACTGCAAAAAGCAACGACCAATTTTGGAGGACGACATTGGACTGCGTGGTTTGCAATTGAACTTCCAATTTCAGAAGGCCCTTACAAATTCAGAAACCTTCCAGGACTTATTCTGTTTTTAGAAGATTCCAAACAAAATTATTTGTTCAGTTTTGTTCGAAACAAAAATTTCCCCAAAACATATGATACTAAAGAATTTTTAGAAACCCACTATGGAATGAATCCAATAAAACTTAATCAAAAAAATTGGATTAAATTAAACCTGGAATTTTATAATGACCCTTACGCCAGGATGAGAACGGAATTTCAGCCAAGTTGGAATGTCCAAATTAATGGTAGGAAAATCAAAGCAAAAGAAGAATTCAACGAGTTAACAAAATCAACTCAAAACGATATTCGAAAATATTACAATCCCATTGAATTAGATAAAGCTATTCCATATCCCGATAAATAAAGGGTATAAACCCACGCTGTCGCAAGCATCACGCTCGTTGCCCATTTCAAATACTACAAATTTAAATCTATTTTCAAAATCTCCTGATCATCATTATAGTAATTTCTTACACTATTATATTCCATTAGTAAGATTCTGTTACAAAACCTCTTCAGGCTAACTTAAGTTTTAAAGATCATAAATAAAGATCCGAGAAAATGTATTTTCTCGGATCAATTTATAAATGTTGATATTCTATTCTATTATTCATAAGAAAAGATATAAGAAATTTTATTGCTTTCAATTTTTCCTACAAAAAATGTATATTTTTTTAGTTTGGCCTTCTGTACATCAGTTAAATAATTATAAATGCCTTTATCTGCACATAATATTACGTTAAAATCATATTCTTTTTTATTCTCTAAGTTATAATAGTCATAAAACATTGTATCACCTCTTTTTATTTCATAGACATTCATATCCAAATTTAATGTCACTTTTTCTTTTGGAGCTAATAAAAGTAGATTATTCATAATATAAAAATTTCTTTCAGCATCTAACTCTAGCTTTAAATTATTTTTTTCCTGCCATTTTAATACTTCTTGCTTATGAATATTACTTGATGAATTAATTTGATTAATTGTATTTTCGTCAAAGTTTTGTAAATGATAACTTCTTAGCAATGATTCTATGGGTTCACCTTTTATTCTATCTTTAAACATTAGTGACAACGCAAAGAATCTATGAGGATAATCTAAGTCTTTAAGATCACTACATATTTCATCAATATTATTTGCTTTAAAACCTTTTTTATCAAAAGGTAAGGCATAATAATCATTTGTTAAGTTAGTAATATTAATAGTAATGTTCTCTTTATCTGGTGAAACTTTCTTCAATGAACATATTTTGATTTCAATTTGTCCAAAAAATAGAACATGGATAAATAATGTTGTGATGGAAAGTACTAATTTCATTTTATTTAAGGAATAGTTATAAATGTATTATAAAGTTTAATTAATTTATCTAAGTTATTGTTAACTACATTAATCGATTCTTGTGAATAGCCCCCTGCTGGCGTGAGCGTCACGCTCGTTGCCCATTCTCATATTGCAAATTTAAATCTATTTCCAAAATCTCCTGATCACCATTATAGTAATTTCTTGCAATACTATATTTCCATTCATTAAGTTCTGTTACAAAACCTCTTCATGCTAACTTAACTTTTAAAGATCATAAATAAAGATCCGAGAAAATGTATTTTCTCGGATTAATTTATACGTGTTGATATTCTATTTGCTTTTGTCATAGAATGCACCATCAAAGAGGAGCTCTCTTACTCTTTTATAAATTTAGAAAGCTCAATAGGAATTGGAGGAAGGCTATTTTTATTTTTAATGAAAGTTCCTTTTTTCCCCTCTACAACAAAAACATTAGTTTCTTGATAATCTGCGTTATAAAACCAAATTTGATTGTTATTATCAGCATATATAGTCCATTTCATATGATTACTTATTGAATTATTAATATTTCTCTGATATAAGAGATCATTATTAATATCAAAAATTCCGTAAACAATCGTTCCATCTTTAAATTCTTTTACCACAATACTAATATCTCTACCATAATATAATCCAGGTGAGTTTATAAATGTGTTTTTTTTAATAAATACACCCGAATTTTTATTATCTCTCGTAAAATTCGAATTCTTCTCACAGCTAATGAGTAGAAAAAGTGATACTACTATCAAAATAAATCTTTCCATGTTCCGTTTTTTATTATAATTGTTTGAGCCCATTTAATTGTTATCCAATAATCTTTAGGGTGTGCAACGGCTCTAGTAACACTGTTGAAAACTTTATCCATTAAAACATTATTATTATGATTTATTTGGTCTGTCCATTTCAAATTAAAATTAAAAATATATGAATCACTTGATTTATCATATTTTCCATTCATTACATAACTGAAATATTGAGTTTCATGTAGCATACCATACCCTGCATTATAGTTTCCTGTTGAGCTTTTACCATAACTCAATCTTACATTTCCTAAATGATCGGTATATTAAAAAAAATAAGAATAGAAAATTCTACTCTTATATTCCAAATTTAAACGAAAATATAAAGAGAGATCCGAGAAAGTGAAGTTTCTCGGATCAATTTATAAGTTATAAACATATTTTTATTTACTTTTTATTATATAAGCACCAGCGAGGGGTTTTCTTTGTTATTTTATACTAACATCTATTAATTACACATATTATTAGAATAAAATGCCGCATAAAAGAATTCGTGCGGCAGCAGGGGATACATGTCCAATATTATGCATCATTCTTTCAAATAACCCTTATTAATTGCCCATTTCTTATAAAAGGCAGTATTTAAACTATCAAATTCATATGTGTTTTTATTAGGAGAGGGTAGCCCAGAAATTCTTTTTAAAGCCCCAATTTTAGCTTGATATACACTAATCCCATAAAATTCTGCATCATGCGAAATTCTTTCATCCGTTATATCTTTAAATAAATATTTTATGAATATTGTATCTTTTTCACTTTTTAATTGTGAACAACCTTTCATTATTTTTGTTTTATCATCACTATTTAAAAGTTCTATAATTTTATCTTTATCATTTTTAATACAAGAAAATAAGGTTAAAATGATTAGAAATGTCCATTGAAAATTGAAATAAGTTTTCATTTTATTATTTTATATAGTTTTTGAAAAGTTCTTTATGAATAATTTCACCACCTTTAAATATAACAATATATCCATTTCCATCACCTGTTCCTGGTGCTAAGTTCACTTTACTCATCCCACGCTGGAGGGAGCGTCACACTCGTTGCCCATTTCATATACTACAAATTTAAATCTATTTCCAAAATCTCCTGATCATCATTATAGTAATTTCTTACACTACTATATTCCATTCATAAGATTCTGTTACAAAACCACTTTCATACTCACTTAACTTTTAAATATCATAAATAAAAATCCGAGAAAGCATACCTTCTTGGATTTATTTATAGATTGTTAATCTTTATTCGGACACGAGCGTGACGCTCGTGCCAGCATGGGGGAGAAAGAATTTTCTCGGATCAATTTATAAAATGTTAATATTATTTTGCTCTTTGATATAAAATAAGTCAAAAACAAAAATAGGAGCAATTTCTAAAAAATTAATGTAATGCTAGTAGAGGCAAAATGCTTGTAGAAATAAAAGATTATCTAGTATTTTGTTTAAACATATTCGCAATTTGCCATCCTTCTTTATTATCTTTTCTTTTCAGATAAAAAACAATGCCCTTTTCCTTGTCTGAAGTTAAGAAGGTTAAACAAGCCAAATTCTGATTGAGAGTAAAGTTTTTGATCATTAAGTAATTATTACTGGTGGGCCTTGAAGTTAGTATATTAATAGTTTGAGATAATGTATGAAATGTCCCATTCTCTTTTACTAATACTTTATTTTCATCGTAAATTGTGATTGTTTTATCATCATAGAAGGACTGTAAACTATTGGTTATACCTTCGCTACCAATAAACTGTTTAACAAAAATATTTCTTTGCTTGTTATCTTTTATAGACGCACATGAATTGAACAGAATACCTGCAGATACTATAATTATTAAAAAATTGATTTTATTTCTCATATTACTTAAATATTGACTGCAATAAAATAAAGTTAACCTACAATAATTCTTTATATTTCCGGATACTCATTCGTTAAATACTTATAATTGGATCTTGATTTTTCTTGTTTTTGTTGCAGAATGGCTCGTTCGATTATTATTATCCTTTTTTGCTGTGATTCCATAAAACACCAAGTAAGTCTCCATTTTCATTAAAGAAACACGCCATAAACCCAATCTTTGTTTTTAACGGAAAAATAAATACATTTTCTTCTTCCTCCTTTAAATTTCTCAATAATTACTTTTGGTATGCTATATCTCAATCGTTATAGTTGATTGCATTATAAATTAATAAAAACCCAAAATTACAATCTTCCTTATTGATTTAACACGATATTCGCAAAGTCATTTTACATTATTGTATAATACATTAGATTTCAATGTTGCATATAATAATTTATAACCCATTTTTTTTATTTTTTTTATTTGCTTTTCGGTTAAATATTCATAGGCCTTTGAAGCATTACAATATTCTAAATAAAACTTATAGGGTTCGGATGAATCATATAAATAAGAATAAGATTTAAAATTTTGATCAGTAATGTTATTAGTATTGACTTTTATCTTATAGTTTACCTTTTCTTTTGCTTTCAGAAAAATAAGATTATTCATAATACTATAATTTATTTTAGCATCTTTAATTTCTTTTATTTTATTTGATTTTTGCCATTTATCTATTATTTTATCATTAATTAGTTTCTGCTTTTTATATTCTTTAGTAATAGAGTCAAATTTGGCAATGTCAACATAATCCTCAACATAGTAAGTTAATAATTTTTTATCACTTTGCTTTTCAATCATTAACATTAATCCTAAACTGGGAAAGCTATCTTCATACTCTTGAAAATTTGAACATTCAGGTTCGTAAGGGCGAAAATTATTTTTATCTAAGGGAAAAACAAAGTTTTCTGATGTATCATTTATTATCGTAATCTCTGCAATATTAGAATTGAAATCCAGTTTAAATTCTAATTTGATTTGTGCATATGAAACATTACTACAAAATATAATAGTTATTATAAAAAGAATATTTTTCATTTTATTTGTTAAGTTGTTTTAATTTTTGGTTATATGTACTTTCGCACTCACTTTTTAATTGACCCCAGTATCCTGTTACTTTGTCAATAATTGACTGATCATATCCAGTTCCTAAATTGTTTATATTATAATAGAATGAAGCCCCCACGCTGGCGCGAGCGTCACGCTCGTTGCCCATTCTCATATTACAAATTTAAATCTATTTCCAAAATCTCCTGATCATCATTATAGTAATTTCTTACACTACTATATTCAATTAGTAAGATTCCGTTACAAGACTTCTTCAGACTCACTTAACTTTTAAGATCATAAATAAAGATCCGAGAAAATGTATTTTCTCGGATCAATTTATAAATGTTGATATTCTATTTGCTTTTTATCATAGAATACGCCAGCAGGGGCATCGATCGTCAACATAGCTGGAGGATAAAATTTCCTACTAGTTATCATAAAAAATAATACCTAGAATTATACTAAAATCTTCACTACTGAAAATGGAACAACTTCTCTTATCACCATCAATGACAGATAATCTTACATTTTTTAAGTCTGAATTTTTCATTCGCTTTACTACTTCTCTATGTCCATCAAAATGATTTTTCGTATAATTACTTAAATCTAATCTATCATAATAAATATCATATAAATGCTGTCTTTTCTGAACAAAAGAATCCATAATTACACTATTTTTAATCTTATTAATATAAGATTTAACTTGATCTAAATGGTCTCTAATACTATATAGCTCATTTATTATTGTATCACTCATATTTATTAATTTTATTT is part of the Chryseobacterium paludis genome and encodes:
- a CDS encoding cold-shock protein yields the protein MQQGTVKFFNDAKGFGFITPSNGGQDVFVHTSGLVDNIRENDVVTFDVQNGAKGVNAINVKLV
- a CDS encoding GLPGLI family protein, whose amino-acid sequence is MRKFILIIYILSFNLSFSQTHRFIYELKYKSDSLENIYSTEEMVLDINPTDVKFYEYGFIENDSLMKLPEHQYAQHTSQTGLTISRKKDSNKNINYAQIRMMPFYYSFETIDEMKWDIQKDTKIIDKYKLQKATTNFGGRHWTAWFAIELPISEGPYKFRNLPGLILFLEDSKQNYLFSFVRNKNFPKTYDTKEFLETHYGMNPIKLNQKNWIKLNLEFYNDPYARMRTEFQPSWNVQINGRKIKAKEEFNELTKSTQNDIRKYYNPIELDKAIPYPDK